TTAATAAGAGTGTTTTCCCGGGGTGCGATTGTCAAAAGGCGCTTCTGAAATGCAATCTGGGGATCGATCTAGATCTAGGGTTtgaatgcaatgcaatgtTGAATTGGAGACGAAACGCGGTGATTCCGTTGGTGAGGCTGCTCCATCCGTCAGGAGCCCGTGCCtcttcctcgtcctcgtcctcctcctgctgctccaAACTCTTCGTTGCCGGTATTTCCTGCTTGCTTGCTGGTTTCTTTGCAATCAATACGTTTATCTCATCTGATGGAATTTGtgcacacatatacatatccTCTCCTCTTGGTTGAATTACTTACTGCTAAACTCTTCTACTGCTATATGTGTCTCCTATTAATTTCCATTTCCATCCAGGTCTTTCTTATGATACAAATGAGACTGCTCTCAAGGATGCTTTCTCTCACCATGGCCACATTATTCAAGGTACACATGACCatctcctccttttttttaatgctaTTAAGTGTCTGAATCTGtgtgttattattttttgtgtgtgtgtgtgtgtatgtggaTCGACGGCATCCTCCTCTTGCTGAttgattaatgttttttttgcagtgAAAGTAATATGCCACCCAGTGACAGGGAAATCCAAAGGGTACGGTTTTGTCAAGTTTGCTTCAGAGGATGAAGCAGCTGCAGCATTGCACAAGATGAGCGGTGAGGTAGGTTtgctttcttctcttttgaCATGAATATAATATGCATTGCTGTGTAAAATTTCCTTTGCTTTTGCTAATGACGCTGTTCCATTTGATAATTGCGTCAGGTGATTGATGGTAGGACCATAAGGGTGCACTACGCAAACAACGGATGATCTGGTGCCACTTCTGCTTGCATGAGTAAGCAGCTTGTTACTAACTGTCTTCTGTTGTGTTGGGATAAATGGGGGCTGAACTAGGCATGTGTTTGTAGATTTATCATGTCTCATCGTTTCAACAGACAAGTCATTTGtagatttatcatttatctgATGTATTGTGCTGGCTTTTGATAACTGATAATATCCAAGCAAAGCTAAAAGTTCCGCAGATTGATACGAAAATAGTCCTATTAAAGTGGGTTTCGTCTGCTTTTGCTCAACATGGAGTCATGGACCCCGGCTGGCCGGTTGGGGAACAATTCCATATCCCCGGCTTGAGAACATGAACTTGATTATCTCATCTACCAATGAAAAACCAGTGCACGAGTTATCGAGTTTGAAAAGGTGATCATTCTATGCTATCTGTCGATAAACGAGAGGGCAGTTGTATATCCTGAAGCACACATCATTTCATCCAAAATTTACGATTTTACTCAATCAGTTATTCATATCACATATAGGAGCTGGGAAAAAGAATGGGCGTACTTTCATCAAGGCTACAAACTATCTAGGATAAACATACTAAGAAAAGaatggtagtatatgtttgtaATGTAACGTGTCCATGTTTTTCTCAACATCTTCAGCAGTAAAAAGGCACCTCCTATCTGCGTAGGCCCTCAAGGATGTAAGTAGCATATAGATCCCTGTAGAACAAAAAACCAGCTCAATATTTGGTGATGTATATCGCTCAATGAGCATATGTGGGAATTGGAACTCACATGGAATGGCGTATGGTCTCGTAAGCAGAAGTGGCAGGCAGGAAATCGTTGACAGCCACCTCTTTATTCTCATTCTTCTTGTCTGTTTTAGCTCATTAAAGAAAACATTTAACTCAATAAGATAGGAGCATTATCAGGGTTCATGCACTAAGTGGTCAAGCTGCAGTTAATAGGCATTCATCTAAAAACACAGACCATATGTTCTTTTCCTTTCAAACATGAGAAATCACAAGCTATTCATACTGCGGTACTAAAGAAGGCATTGAAAACCTAGCTGAGTCAACGTTAGTAGAGTTCCATGAATAATTTGTCCTCTATGAATGCTAGTACTTGGCAAATAGAACAAGCTCATTGAGAGAAGGAGATTGAAAGGATACAGTCCTCAAAGAAACGCCTGATTTCAGCTAAGCGATGAGGTGGGAGATCCTTGATATCATTGTAATGCTTGTACTCAGGATCATCAGCACAGACTGCAATAATCTTATCATCTGCCTCTCCCTGGTTAAAACCTTGCAGGTTTAGAATTTTTTCGTTCATTCCGAGGAAAGTGCAAGAGTAAACTTGAGCAGGGATCAAACCTGATCGATCATAGGCATGACACCGATGGCCTTTGCCCGGA
This is a stretch of genomic DNA from Oryza brachyantha chromosome 1, ObraRS2, whole genome shotgun sequence. It encodes these proteins:
- the LOC102705218 gene encoding glycine-rich RNA-binding protein 2, mitochondrial-like, whose amino-acid sequence is MLNWRRNAVIPLVRLLHPSGARASSSSSSSSCCSKLFVAGLSYDTNETALKDAFSHHGHIIQVKVICHPVTGKSKGYGFVKFASEDEAAAALHKMSGEVIDGRTIRVHYANNG